One Candidatus Binataceae bacterium DNA segment encodes these proteins:
- a CDS encoding electron transfer flavoprotein subunit beta/FixA family protein, translated as MKILVPIKRVPDPATTIRVLPDGSGIATDNVKWVINPFCEIAIEEALRIKEKQTGEVILLSVGQTAWQEQLRTGLAMGADRAILVKSDTALDQFGIAKIIAKVAGDEKPDLVILGKQAIDDDSNQVGQIVAELLGWPQATFASKIEFAADKCTVVREVDGGLETIAFKLPAVITTDLRLNEPRYASLPGIMKARKKELKEIAADSLGVDLAPKLKIKKLDSPPKRQAGRKVASVQELVQVLHTEAKAI; from the coding sequence GTGAAAATCCTCGTTCCAATCAAACGCGTGCCCGACCCCGCGACAACGATCCGCGTGCTGCCCGATGGCTCCGGTATCGCCACCGACAACGTCAAATGGGTCATCAACCCGTTCTGTGAAATCGCGATCGAAGAAGCATTGCGCATCAAGGAAAAGCAGACCGGCGAAGTTATCCTGCTCAGCGTCGGCCAGACTGCCTGGCAGGAGCAGCTCCGCACCGGGCTTGCGATGGGCGCCGACCGCGCGATCCTGGTGAAGTCCGACACGGCGCTCGATCAGTTTGGGATCGCGAAGATCATCGCCAAGGTCGCCGGCGACGAGAAGCCTGACCTCGTGATCCTTGGCAAGCAGGCGATCGACGACGATTCGAACCAGGTCGGCCAGATTGTTGCCGAGCTGCTCGGATGGCCGCAGGCGACGTTCGCGTCGAAGATCGAATTTGCGGCCGACAAGTGCACCGTCGTGCGCGAAGTTGACGGCGGCCTCGAGACGATCGCCTTCAAGCTTCCTGCCGTTATCACCACCGACCTGCGCCTCAACGAACCGCGCTACGCGTCGCTGCCCGGCATCATGAAAGCGCGCAAGAAAGAGCTCAAGGAAATCGCGGCTGACAGCCTCGGCGTCGACCTCGCGCCCAAGCTCAAGATCAAGAAGCTCGATTCTCCGCCCAAGCGCCAGGCGGGCCGCAAGGTCGCGTCGGTGCAGGAGCTGGTGCAGGTACTGCACACGGAAGCCAAGGCGATCTGA
- a CDS encoding VOC family protein produces MIKNQGLRHLALKVADVARAVDFYQRVFGMKVVWEPDPENVYLSSGCDNLAIHRGEGGDPARQHLDHLGFIVPTIADVEAGWEWVKANRIDVVNPLKHHRDGSVSFYIRDPDGNVIQALYEPTISPQSFTS; encoded by the coding sequence TTGATCAAGAACCAGGGGCTGCGTCATTTGGCGCTCAAAGTTGCCGACGTTGCACGCGCGGTCGATTTCTACCAGCGCGTATTCGGGATGAAAGTCGTATGGGAGCCGGATCCCGAGAATGTTTACCTGAGCTCAGGATGCGACAACCTGGCGATTCATCGCGGCGAAGGTGGCGATCCCGCACGGCAGCATCTCGATCACCTGGGTTTCATCGTGCCGACGATTGCGGACGTCGAAGCGGGATGGGAATGGGTCAAGGCGAATCGGATAGACGTCGTGAATCCGCTCAAGCATCATCGTGACGGCTCGGTGTCATTCTATATCCGCGATCCGGACGGCAACGTGATACAGGCGCTGTACGAGCCGACGATTAGTCCTCAGTCGTTCACGAGTTGA
- a CDS encoding methyltransferase domain-containing protein: MTTKYPPEFFRRLDDSDDEAFYSMPRLVVHIDDGAIAKVREIYGRILPKGSAILDLMSSWRSHLPNDLEATRVVGLGMNRIEMADNPALTEIVVHNLNREPRMPFGDAEFDGAVVTVSVQYMQRPVEIFADVGRVLKPGAPFVVTYSNRMFPTKAVAIWQNLDDFDRSKLVARYFMDSGAFEKIDFISMADPTDPPSDPIWAVVGLHGEAKS; encoded by the coding sequence ATGACGACGAAATACCCGCCTGAATTTTTCCGCCGCCTCGATGACTCCGATGATGAGGCATTTTACTCGATGCCGCGGCTCGTCGTTCATATCGACGACGGTGCAATCGCCAAAGTTCGTGAGATATACGGGCGCATCCTGCCCAAGGGCAGCGCGATCCTGGACCTGATGAGCAGTTGGCGATCGCATCTGCCAAACGATCTCGAAGCGACGCGCGTCGTCGGACTCGGAATGAATCGCATCGAGATGGCAGACAACCCGGCGCTTACCGAGATCGTCGTGCATAATCTAAATCGTGAGCCGCGAATGCCGTTCGGCGACGCGGAGTTCGATGGCGCAGTGGTAACGGTGTCGGTGCAATACATGCAGCGGCCGGTTGAGATCTTCGCCGACGTCGGTCGCGTGCTGAAACCCGGAGCGCCGTTTGTTGTGACCTACTCGAACCGGATGTTTCCGACCAAGGCGGTTGCGATTTGGCAAAACCTCGACGACTTCGATCGCAGCAAGCTCGTGGCGCGCTACTTTATGGATAGCGGAGCATTTGAGAAAATCGATTTCATCAGCATGGCCGACCCGACTGACCCGCCCTCCGATCCGATCTGGGCAGTAGTCGGCTTGCACGGCGAGGCGAAATCTTGA
- a CDS encoding aldo/keto reductase encodes MLKGRASSAGTANYASRFSNLPGNFRPMLGCSVSSIGIGTYLGEPTEADDESYDASLKEALRGGINLVDTAVNYRFQRSERTIGKAIADLTAAGDLTREEFIVATKGGYITFDGEVPPDPRSWFEQHFIRTNIVKPGDLVDGSHCMTPKYIGVMLETSRRNLGLETIDIYYLHNPETQLEVVDRREFLTRIRAAFEFLEIAVSDNKIGVYGVATWNGLRAEPTARGWLSLDELLKTAQEVGGEGHHFRAIQLPYNLAMPEAVTRGNQIVGNGRATTLAMAQQLGIGVSASATLLQGQLSRGLPQILRDAFKSFASDAQRAIQFVRSTPGVNVALVGMKSADHVRDTLAAATHPPATVDELMQLFKRSDEP; translated from the coding sequence ATGCTCAAGGGACGCGCCTCATCAGCAGGCACCGCGAACTACGCGAGCCGCTTCTCGAATCTTCCCGGCAACTTCCGCCCGATGCTCGGATGCAGCGTATCGTCGATCGGCATCGGCACTTATCTCGGCGAGCCGACCGAAGCGGATGATGAATCCTACGATGCTTCCCTCAAAGAAGCGCTGCGCGGCGGAATCAACCTCGTCGATACGGCGGTGAACTACCGCTTTCAGCGCTCCGAGCGCACGATCGGCAAGGCGATAGCGGACCTTACCGCGGCTGGCGATCTAACGCGCGAAGAGTTCATCGTCGCGACCAAGGGCGGATACATCACGTTCGATGGCGAGGTGCCGCCCGATCCACGCTCATGGTTCGAGCAGCATTTCATCCGCACCAATATCGTGAAGCCGGGCGACCTGGTTGACGGGTCGCATTGCATGACGCCGAAGTACATCGGCGTGATGCTGGAAACCTCGCGGCGCAACCTGGGCCTGGAGACGATCGACATCTACTATCTGCATAACCCCGAGACACAGCTCGAAGTCGTCGATCGCAGGGAATTCCTCACGCGCATCCGCGCCGCGTTCGAGTTTCTCGAGATCGCGGTGAGTGACAACAAGATCGGCGTCTATGGCGTCGCGACTTGGAATGGCCTGCGCGCCGAGCCGACCGCGCGCGGATGGCTTTCGCTCGATGAGCTGCTCAAGACCGCGCAGGAAGTCGGCGGCGAGGGCCATCATTTTCGCGCGATCCAGCTGCCCTACAACCTGGCGATGCCCGAAGCGGTCACGCGCGGCAACCAGATCGTCGGCAACGGCCGCGCGACCACGCTCGCGATGGCGCAGCAGCTCGGCATCGGAGTCTCGGCCAGCGCGACGCTCCTGCAAGGTCAACTCTCGCGAGGGCTGCCGCAAATCCTGCGCGACGCGTTCAAGAGCTTCGCCTCCGACGCGCAGCGCGCGATCCAGTTCGTGCGCTCAACGCCCGGCGTCAACGTCGCTCTGGTCGGCATGAAGTCCGCAGATCACGTCCGCGACACACTCGCCGCGGCGACGCATCCGCCGGCGACGGTCGACGAGCTGATGCAGCTATTCAAACGCAGCGATGAGCCATAG
- a CDS encoding IclR family transcriptional regulator, translating into MVRRDKTNYVIQSVAHALDVLEQFFGEADELGVTELSKRLKLHKNNVFRLLATLEARGYIEQNRATENYRLGIKCLHLGRRYIHHMGLVRQARPILFDLARKCRETAYVSIARREGVVPLEASEAEERAVRITPPIGLTLPLYCTAPGKVHLAFDSEGSQQAALPDILRNYTDRTITDRATLFAQLEAVVRQGYAVDAGEFVDEVSSVAVPIRDYTRSVVGSLAVAGPSYRVDSERIAAEIAPALTDAGRELSHRLGFNE; encoded by the coding sequence ATGGTCCGACGCGACAAAACCAACTACGTCATTCAGTCCGTCGCGCACGCGCTCGACGTGCTCGAGCAGTTCTTCGGCGAGGCCGACGAACTCGGCGTCACCGAGCTTTCCAAGCGCCTTAAGCTGCATAAGAACAACGTGTTTCGCCTGCTGGCGACGCTCGAAGCGCGCGGTTATATCGAACAGAATCGCGCCACCGAGAATTATCGCCTCGGCATCAAATGCCTGCATCTCGGCCGTCGCTACATTCACCATATGGGATTGGTGAGGCAAGCGCGCCCTATATTGTTCGACCTTGCGCGAAAATGCCGCGAGACCGCCTACGTTTCGATCGCCCGGCGCGAGGGCGTCGTGCCGCTCGAAGCTTCGGAGGCCGAGGAGCGCGCCGTCCGCATCACGCCGCCGATCGGCCTCACGCTGCCGCTCTATTGCACGGCGCCGGGCAAAGTTCATCTCGCCTTTGATTCCGAAGGATCGCAGCAAGCCGCGCTTCCGGACATCCTGCGGAACTACACCGATCGCACGATAACCGATCGCGCGACGCTGTTCGCCCAACTCGAAGCGGTGGTGCGCCAGGGCTATGCCGTCGATGCGGGCGAATTTGTCGATGAAGTATCGTCGGTCGCGGTTCCGATTCGCGACTACACGCGCTCGGTAGTCGGCTCACTCGCAGTCGCGGGGCCGTCGTATCGCGTCGATTCGGAAAGGATCGCCGCCGAGATCGCGCCGGCCCTCACCGACGCGGGCCGTGAGCTATCGCATCGGCTCGGCTTCAACGAGTAG